The nucleotide sequence GCGCTGAGGCGCTGCCTGGACGCCCTCCGCGACGGGGACGCCCGCCCCGCCGAGCTGGTGGTGGTGGACCAGGGGCGGGACGGCTCCGCGCGCCCCGTCGTGGAGCCGCTGCAGGCGGCCGGTTGGCGGGTGGTCTACCTCGCGCAGGAGCCGCGCGGGCTGGCGGCCGCGCAGAACGCGGGGGTGGCCGCCGCGGCATCGCCGGTGGTGGCGGTCACGGACGACGACTGCATCCCGGACCCGGCGTGGCTCCCGGTGGTGGCCCGGACCCTGGTGGACTCCCGGGAGGTGGACGTGCTCGCGGGCCGGGTGCTCCCGGCGCCCCCGGCGGGCGACCGGAGCGTCCCCGTCTCCACCCGCGCGAGCCCCACGCGCCGCGATTTCCGGGGGCGGCAGGTGCCCTGGCACGTGGGGAGCGGGAACAACTTCGCGCTCCGGCGGGAGTGGTACCTGCGCGTCGGCGGGTGCGACGAGCGGCTGGGGCCCGGCGCCCCCGCGCAGGGGGGCGTGGACATGGACCTCTTCTACCGGCTCCTCCGCGCCGGGGCGCGCGTCCGCTACGAGCCGGACGCGCTGGTGCTGCACGAGCGGCAGACGCCCGCCGAGCGCCGGGCGCGCCGCCCCATGTACGGGCACGGGATGGGCGCCGCCTGCGGGATCTGGCTGCGGGGGGGCGACGCGTACGCGCTCCCGGTGCTGGCCCGGTGGGTCGGGCTCCGCCTGGCGAGCGTGGCGCGCCCCCGCGACACCGGCCGCATGCAGGCGCTCCGGGAAGAGGCGGCGATCCTCGCGGCCACGGCACGGGGGGTTGCGTGGGGACTGCGCGCCCGAGGAGGGTAGCCGGATCCACCACGCGGGCCGGCGTGCGCCCCGGCTCCGGAAACCCGGCGGGCAAAGGAGGCTCCGGATGAAGATCGCGTACCTGGTCCT is from Longimicrobiaceae bacterium and encodes:
- a CDS encoding glycosyltransferase, translated to ALRRCLDALRDGDARPAELVVVDQGRDGSARPVVEPLQAAGWRVVYLAQEPRGLAAAQNAGVAAAASPVVAVTDDDCIPDPAWLPVVARTLVDSREVDVLAGRVLPAPPAGDRSVPVSTRASPTRRDFRGRQVPWHVGSGNNFALRREWYLRVGGCDERLGPGAPAQGGVDMDLFYRLLRAGARVRYEPDALVLHERQTPAERRARRPMYGHGMGAACGIWLRGGDAYALPVLARWVGLRLASVARPRDTGRMQALREEAAILAATARGVAWGLRARGG